CATCTCCTCCGAACCGCCCCGCTGGCCGTAGATGTCGGCGGTGTCGAACAGGGTGACGCCGAGGTCAAGCGCGCGCCGCACCACCGCGTCTGTCCCGGCCTGGTCGAGCCGCCCGCCGAAGTTGTTGCAGCCGAGGCCCACCACCGACACCCGCAGGCCCGAGTGTCCCAGTGCACGTGTTTGCATGGGCGCATCCTAGGGCATGGGCCTGGGCGCCTGGGGAACGGGGAGCGCTTAAGGGCCTGGCCCCCGCCCGTCTCATGGGGGTCAGGGGCCGGCGCGTCACACTGAAGCCATGACGCGCCCCCGCCTTCCTGCGCCCGCTCCGTCGCCGCTCCCCGCGCAGCGGCGCTCCCAGGTCGCGCAGGCGGGCGTGGTCACGGCGCTGCTTCTCGCCGGGGTGTGGGTGCAGGAACTCGTGGATCTCTTCGCTTTCGGGGGAGCGCTCGACGCCTTCGGCATCGATCCGCGCAGCCCGGCCCGCTTCTGGCACATCTTCACGGCGCCCTTTCTCCACGACGGGTTGCCGCACCTGATCGCCAACACCGCGCCGCTCGCCGTGCTCGCCTTCATGAGCGCGGTGCGGAGCGTCGGGCGCTTCCTCGCGGCGACTTTCGTGATTGTCCTCGTCGGCGGGGCGCTCGTGTGGCTGCTCGGGCGCGACGCGATTCACCTTGGGGCGAGCCTGCTCGTCTTCGGCTACCTCGCCTACCTGCTCGGGGTGGGCTGGTGGGAGCGCACGCCCGCCGCCATCGGCATCGCCCTGCTCGCGCTGCTGCTCTACGGCGGCATCCTGTGGGGCGTCCTGCCGAGCGGCGGCGCGGTGTCCTGGGAAGCGCACCTCTACGGCTTTGTCGGCGGAATCGTCGCCGCGCTGCTGATTCACGGGCGCCGGCCCGGGGTGCGGCGCCGCGCCTGATTCAGCGCAGCCGCAGCCCGAGCAAAAAGCCCACCACGAAGGCCCCGGCAAACGGCACGTTGGCGAGCAGCACGCGCGAGACCCAGGCGCCGAATCCCTCGCGCCCCTCGCGGAACCACGGCTCGGTGAGGCTTTGCAGCCGCAGCCAGTCCACCGTGATGACCCCGTAGTGCGACAGCAGCTGCACCAGGAGGAAGCTCAGGCCGATCACGATCAGCGCGACGCGCCCGACGGCCTTGACCGCGTAGCCGGTCGCCACCCCGAGCAGACCGCCCAGCCCCAGGTCCGGCAGCATGCCTTGCAGCGCCGAAGAGAGTTGGAAGCCAGCGTCGGTGGCCGGGTCGGGAACTGGAGACGGGGAAGTCGGCGCGCTCGCCATAGCGCCGGCCATCTTAGCGGCTCGAAGGTGCCTGGCGGCCCCAGGACCCCGCCGGGCTAAGGCGTCCCCTCGTTTTCCAAGGTGGCCCGGCGGTAGAGCAGCGCGGGGCGGCCCACGCCGCTGCGGCGTTCGCCTGCGGGGTGCAGTTGCCCCTGCGCGAGCACCCGCTTGCGGAAATTGCGCTTGTCGAGTGTGCGCCCGAGCACGGCCTCATGCACAGTCTGAAGTTCGGGCAGCGTGAAGGTGTCGGGCAGGAATTCGGGCGCGAGGTCCGCGTATTCGAGCCGCAGCTGAAGCCGCTTGATCGCGCGTCCCAGAATCAGGGCGTGGTCGAAGGCGAGGGCAGGTGGGTCGTGGGCGCTCAGCCACGCCGCGCCCTGGGTATGCGGCCCTGCCTGCGCCGGGTAGGCGTTGACCGTGCCGTGGGGCAGCACCGCGAGGTGGCCCACGCTGACGACCCGCCCGCGCGGATCGCGCCACGGCTCCCCGAAGGTGAAGAACTGTTCGAGGTGCCGGGGACCGAGATCAAGTCCCGTCTCGCCGCGCAGGACCCGCAGCGCCGCCGTGCCCAGATCTTCGCGCTCCTGCACGAAGCCGCCCGGCAGCGCCCAGGTGTGCGCGTGCGGCCCACTCCCCCCTCGCCGGGTGAGCAGCACCCGCAACTCGCCCGCGTGCAGCGCGAAGGCCGCCACATCGACCGCCAGGCCGACCGGCGCCGCTTCGGTCGGCAGCGCGGAGAGGGCAGCGTCAGGGCAGGACATGCGCCGATGCTAGGGTTGGTGTCCTGGGAACGTCAAGGGAAGGTCAGTCCGCGCGGCCACTTTGCATGTCCCGCCCTGCGCTCTGCCCTCGCCCCGCTGGGTACGGCCCGGCACTCCTGTGGGCGAGCACGTGGGCGCGCAACAGCTCGGCGACGCTCCACGCCTGAAAGGGGCAGCCCCCCGGCTGACGCGCGTCTCCGCTGAACACCTCCGAGACGTGCCCGATGCCCGCTTCCCAGACGTGCCCGCTCAGCCCGGCGAGGGCGGCGCGGGCCCGCTCGTGCTC
The sequence above is a segment of the Deinococcus reticulitermitis genome. Coding sequences within it:
- a CDS encoding rhomboid family intramembrane serine protease, with product MTRPRLPAPAPSPLPAQRRSQVAQAGVVTALLLAGVWVQELVDLFAFGGALDAFGIDPRSPARFWHIFTAPFLHDGLPHLIANTAPLAVLAFMSAVRSVGRFLAATFVIVLVGGALVWLLGRDAIHLGASLLVFGYLAYLLGVGWWERTPAAIGIALLALLLYGGILWGVLPSGGAVSWEAHLYGFVGGIVAALLIHGRRPGVRRRA
- a CDS encoding FUN14 domain-containing protein, producing MAGAMASAPTSPSPVPDPATDAGFQLSSALQGMLPDLGLGGLLGVATGYAVKAVGRVALIVIGLSFLLVQLLSHYGVITVDWLRLQSLTEPWFREGREGFGAWVSRVLLANVPFAGAFVVGFLLGLRLR
- a CDS encoding NUDIX hydrolase; its protein translation is MSCPDAALSALPTEAAPVGLAVDVAAFALHAGELRVLLTRRGGSGPHAHTWALPGGFVQEREDLGTAALRVLRGETGLDLGPRHLEQFFTFGEPWRDPRGRVVSVGHLAVLPHGTVNAYPAQAGPHTQGAAWLSAHDPPALAFDHALILGRAIKRLQLRLEYADLAPEFLPDTFTLPELQTVHEAVLGRTLDKRNFRKRVLAQGQLHPAGERRSGVGRPALLYRRATLENEGTP